A single genomic interval of Anaerobacillus sp. CMMVII harbors:
- the ysxE gene encoding spore coat protein YsxE, which produces MITNNAPRNSIGHILFQYDLYPEKIEQFGKVKKIVSPRGTFALKESSMSRDQAQWFSHVMNRLEKLNYKQLLPLIPTKYGDLTINYGDKTYYLQPWFQEDAQIPDDNKEKKLFKQMGKLHGLTVKHQEFSEETIKKSYQDLINRWEKRRLEMEYFAEEAERKTYMSPFELTFLTHYSRLDMMAKSASNYLKEWHDECLEKKSFRAVLCHGKLDRTHIFYHPNGYGYLFNFEKAVLDTPARDLAISFRKSFQYTLWNEDQGADWLENYQQFLLLEEEEKKLFASYIIYPELIFHCLDLYKKRDGSITELQYVQLLEKRIITMTRVNHFIHKTLLNQESSQP; this is translated from the coding sequence ATGATAACTAATAATGCCCCACGAAACTCTATCGGGCATATTCTTTTTCAATACGATTTATATCCAGAGAAAATTGAGCAATTTGGCAAGGTGAAAAAAATAGTCTCACCAAGGGGGACCTTTGCCCTAAAAGAGTCTTCAATGAGTAGAGACCAAGCTCAATGGTTTTCACATGTGATGAACAGGTTAGAGAAGCTAAATTACAAACAATTACTGCCTCTAATACCGACGAAATATGGAGACTTAACAATTAATTATGGGGATAAAACGTACTATTTACAGCCTTGGTTCCAGGAAGATGCGCAAATTCCTGATGATAATAAAGAAAAGAAATTGTTCAAACAGATGGGAAAGCTTCATGGCCTAACTGTGAAACATCAGGAATTTTCAGAGGAAACCATCAAGAAGTCATATCAGGATTTAATTAACCGCTGGGAAAAAAGGCGTCTTGAAATGGAGTATTTTGCGGAGGAAGCAGAAAGAAAAACGTACATGTCTCCTTTTGAGCTCACCTTTCTTACCCATTACAGTAGGCTCGATATGATGGCCAAAAGTGCTAGCAATTATTTAAAAGAGTGGCACGATGAATGTCTTGAAAAAAAGAGCTTTCGAGCAGTTCTCTGCCACGGGAAATTAGACCGTACCCATATTTTTTATCATCCCAATGGCTATGGTTATTTATTTAATTTTGAAAAAGCAGTCCTTGATACACCTGCAAGAGATTTAGCTATCTCGTTTCGAAAGTCATTTCAGTATACATTATGGAATGAAGATCAGGGGGCCGATTGGTTAGAAAACTACCAGCAGTTTCTACTGCTTGAGGAGGAAGAGAAAAAATTATTTGCGAGTTATATAATTTACCCTGAACTCATCTTCCATTGTCTAGATTTATATAAAAAAAGAGATGGTAGTATCACAGAGCTCCAATATGTCCAGCTATTAGAGAAGAGAATTATTACAATGACAAGAGTCAACCATTTTATTCATAAAACATTATTGAATCAAGAAAGCAGTCAACCTTAG